The following proteins come from a genomic window of Miscanthus floridulus cultivar M001 chromosome 2, ASM1932011v1, whole genome shotgun sequence:
- the LOC136533458 gene encoding ABC transporter B family member 20-like: MVPTGLFGWASPHVQPLTPVSEVSEPPESPSPYGDGPAGDAGVGAREGEGAGAGEEEVEDDEVEPPPAAVSFWRLFEFADGVDWALMAAGALAAAAHGAALVVYLHYFGRALNLLDSERVGSSLYGRGDELLRRFKEHALYIVFIAAGVFVAGWIEVSCWILTGERQTAVIRSKYVQVLLNQDMSFFDTYGNNGDIVSQVLSDVLLIQSAISEKVGNYIHNMATFVGGLIVGLLNCWQIALLTLATGPLIVAAGGISNIFLHRLAENIQDAYAEAASIAEQAISYIRTLYAFTNETLAKYSYATSLQATLRYGILISLVQGIGLGFTYGLAICSCALQLWVGRHLIHRRKADGGEVVVALFSVILSGLGLNQAATNFYSFEQGRIAAYRLYEMISRSTSSTNQEGTTLPQVQGNIEFRNVYFSYLSRPEIPILSGFFLTVPARKTVALVGRNGSGKSSIIPLMERFYDPTLGEVLLDGENIKNLKVEWLRSQIGLVTQEPALLSLSIRENIAYGRSATFDQIEEAAKTAHAHGFISSLEKGYETQVGRAGIALTDEQKIKISIARAVLSNPSILLLDEVTGGLDFEAEKAVQEALDVLMLGRSTIIIARRLCLIKNADYIAVMEEGHLVEMGTHDELLNLDGLYAELLRCEEATKLPKRMPTKNNREHKSLQIEDTSVSQYFQESSSPKMAKSPSLQRTHGMLQFWRSDTNRNSHDSPKDRSPPSEQTMDNGLPMVAIETERTPSIKRQDSFEMKLPDLPKVDVHPIQRQSSKNSEPDSPISPLLTSDPKNERSHSQTFSRPQSERDDTSSEHSELDEVQHQKPPSFWRLATLSIAEWPYALLGTIGAAIFGSFNPLLAYTIALIVSAYYQIETRDMRHEVNRWCLFIVGMGVITVLVNWLQHFYFGIMGEKMTERIRRMMFSAMLRNEVGWFDKEENNADTLSMRLANDATFVRAAFSNRLSIFIQDTAAVSVALLIGMLLEWRVALIALATLPVLVISAVAQKLWLAGFSRGIQEMHRKASLVLEDAVRNIYTVVAFCAGDKIMELYRLHLGKILKQSLVQGLAIGFGFGLSQFLLFACNALLLWYTAISVDQQRLTIATGLKEYILFSFASFALVEPFGLAPYILKRRKSLRSVFEIIDREPKIDPDDTTGLKPPNVYGSIEFKNVDFSYPARPDILVLSNFNLKVSGGQTVAVVGVSGSGKSTVISLIERFYDPVSGQVLLDGRDLKSFNLRWLRSHMGLIQQDPVIFSTTIRENIIYARHNATEAEMKEAARIANAHHFISSLPHGYDTHVGMRGVDLTPGQKQRIAIARVVLKNAPILLLDEASSAIESESSRVVQEALDTLVMGNKTTILIAHRAAMMKHVDNIVVLNGGRIVEQGTHDSLMDQNGLYVGLMQPHFGKGLRQHRLM, translated from the exons ATGGTGCCGACTGGGTTGTTCGGGTGGGCGTCGCCCCATGTACAGCCGCTCACACCCGTATCCGAGGTCTCGGAGCCGCCGGAGTCGCCGTCGCCGTACGGGGACGGGCCGGCGGGGGATGCCGGCGTGGGGGCGAGGGAGGGGGAAGGCGCTGGCGCCGGAGAGGAGGAAGTGGAGGACGACGAGGTCGAGCCGCCGCCCGCGGCGGTGTCGTTCTGGAGGCTTTTCGAGTTTGCCGATGGGGTCGACTGGGCCCTTATGGCTGCTGGGGCGCTTGCCGCTGCTGCGCATGGCGCGGCGCTCGTTGTGTACCTTCACTACTTCGGGAGGGCCCTGAATTTGCTCGACTCTGAGCGGGTTGGGTCGTCTCTCTATGGCCGCGGTGATGAGCTGCTCCGGCGGTTTAAGGAG CATGCCTTGTATATTGTCTTTATAGCTGCTGGTGTTTTCGTCGCAGGATGGATAG AGGTATCATGTTGGATTCTAACTGGGGAACGGCAGACTGCTGTCATCAGATCAAAATATGTTCAGGTTTTGCTAAATCAAGACATGAGTTTTTTTGATACATATGGTAACAACGGAGATATTGTTAGTCAAGTGCTCAGTGATGTATTGCTCATTCAGTCAGCTATAAGCGAGAAA GTTGGGAACTACATACATAATATGGCTACATTTGTTGGTGGTCTCATTGTTGGCCTTCTGAATTGTTGGCAAATAGCACTTCTAACTCTTGCCACTGGACCCTTGATTGTTGCAGCAGGAGGAATATCTAACATATTTCTTCATAGGCTGGCTGAAAACATTCAAGATGCATATGCTGAAGCGGCTAGCATTGCTGAACAG GCCATCTCATACATCAGGACACTGTATGCTTTTACAAATGAAACTCTTGCAAAGTACTCCTATGCTACCTCACTTCAAGCCACACTTAGATATGGAATTTTGATTAGCCTTGTCCAAGGGATTGGTCTTGGATTTACATATGGACTTGCCATTTGCTCTTGTGCTTTGCAACTTTGGGTTGGAAGACATCTGATCCATCGCAGAAAAGCTGATGGCGGTGAAGTTGTGGTAGCTTTATTCTCTGTAATTCTGAGCGGCCT TGGTTTGAATCAAGCAGCTACAAACTTCTATTCATTTGAGCAAGGGCGCATTGCTGCTTATAGACTATATGAGATGATTAGTCGTTCAACTTCCAGCACCAATCAAGAAGGGACAACCTTACCCCAGGTGCAGGGGAATATTGAATTTCGAAATGTGTACTTTAGCTACCTGTCTCGTCCTGAAATCCCAATATTAAGTGGTTTCTTCCTCACTGTACCGGCGAGAAAAACTGTGGCACTTGTTGGTAGAAATGGCTCGGGGAAAAGCAGTATAATTCCTCTGATGGAGAGATTCTATGACCCAACATTAG GTGAAGTTCTTTTGGATGGGGAAAACATAAAAAATTTGAAAGTAGAATGGTTAAGAAGCCAAATTGGTCTGGTGACACAAGAACCAGCCTTATTGAGTTTGAGCATTCGGGAAAATATTGCTTATGGAAGATCTGCTACCTTTGATCAGATAGAAGAGGCAGCAAAAACAGCCCATGCCCATGGGTTCATCAGTTCACTTGAAAAGGGGTATGAAACCCAG GTTGGTCGAGCTGGTATAGCACTCACTGATGAACAGAAGATCAAAATTTCTATTGCTCGTGCTGTGCTTTCGAATCCATCCATTCTGTTGCTTGATGAGGTCACGGGAGGACTTGATTTTGAAGCTGAAAAAGCTGTACAAGAAGCATTAGATGTTCTCATGTTGGGAAGGTCAACCATTATAATTGCTAGACGTCTTTGCCTCATTAAAAATGCTGATTATATAGCTGTAATGGAGGAGGGTCATCTTGTTGAAATGGGGACACATGATGAACTTCTAAACTTGGATGGCCTTTATGCTGAGCTTTTAAGGTGTGAGGAAGCAACAAAACTTCCCAAAAG GATGCCTACCAAGAACAACAGGGAGCATAAGTCGCTCCAAATTGAGGACACATCAGTGAGCCAATATTTTCAAGAATCGTCCTCTCCTAAGATGGCAAAATCACCTTCACTACAAAGGACACATGGCATGCTTCAATTTTGGCGATCAGATACCAACAGAAACTCTCATGATTCACCAAAGGATCGAAGTCCACCTTCAGAACAAACTATGGACAATGGGTTACCTATGGTTGCAATTGAAACCGAAAGAACACCATCCATTAAGAGGCAGGAtagttttgaaatgaaattaCCTGATCTTCCTAAAGTTGATGTCCATCCTATACAGCGGCAGTCATCTAAGAATTCAGAACCTGACTCACCCATATCTCCTCTTTTGACTTCTGATCCTAAGAACGAGCGTTCACATTCACAAACTTTTAGCAGACCACAGAGTGAACGAGATGATACGAGTTCTGAACACAGTGAACTGGATGAGGTTCAGCACCAGAAACCTCCATCTTTTTGGCGtcttgcaacacttagtattgCTGAATGGCCTTATGCTCTTTTAGGTACAATTGGTGCTGCTATATTTGGCTCATTTAATCCACTGCTTGCTTACACAATAGCACTTATAGTGTCAGCATACTATCAAATAGAAACCCGTGATATGCGCCATGAAGTGAACAGATGGTGTTTATTCATAGTAGGCATGGGTGTTATTACAGTGCTGGTCAACTGGTTGCAACATTTCTATTTTGGAATAATGGGGGAGAAGATGACTGAGCGCATAAGAAGGATGATGTTCTCAG CAATGCTACGCAATGAAGTTGGATGGTTTGACAAAGAGGAGAACAATGCTGATACACTGTCCATGCGCCTCGCAAATGATGCTACATTTGTCCGTGCTGCCTTCAGTAACCGGCTTTCCATATTTATACAAGACACTGCTGCAGTATCTGTGGCTCTCCTTATTGGAATGTTGTTGGAATGGCGGGTGGCACTTATTGCACTTGCAACTTTGCCAGTTCTTGTCATATCTGCTGTTGCACAG AAATTGTGGCTTGCTGGCTTCTCAAGAGGAATCCAGGAAATGCATAGAAAGGCTTCGTTGGTGCTTGAAGATGCAGTGCGGAACATATACACTGTAGTAGCATTCTGTGCTGGGGATAAGATAATGGAACTGTACAGACTACATCTTGGCAAGATACTAAAACAAAGTCTTGTGCAAGGACTGGCAATAGGCTTTGGCTTTGGTCTCTCCCAGTTCCTTCTTTTTGCCTGCAATGCCCTGCTTCTTTGGTACACTGCTATTTCAGTTGACCAACAACGTCTGACAATAGCCACAGGACTAAAAGAGTACATTCTGTTTTCATTTGCATCATTCGCATTGGTGGAGCCATTTGGACTTGCGCCTTACATTCTTAAAAGGAGGAAATCTCTTAGGTCAGTATTTGAAATTATTGACCGTGAGCCAAAGATTGATCCTGATGATACCACCGGCTTGAAACCACCCAATGTCTACGGAAGCATTGAATTCAAGAATGTTGATTTCTCTTATCCTGCTCGCCCAGACATTCTTGTGCTGAGTAATTTTAATCTTAAAGTGAGTGGTGGGCAGACAGTTGCAGTGGTTGGTGTTTCAGGATCAGGGAAAAGCACTGTTATTTCTTTGATCGAGAGATTCTATGACCCTGTTTCTGGCCAAGTTCTACTGGATGGTCGAGATCTGAAATCATTTAACCTTAGATGGTTGCGTAGCCACATGGGACTGATTCAGCAAGATCCAGTTATTTTCTCAACGACCATAAGAGAAAACATTATTTATGCAAGGCACAATGCAACAGAGGCTGAGATGAAGGAAGCTGCAAGGATAGCAAATGCTCATCATTTCATCAGCAGCTTGCCACATGGATATGACACTCATGTGGGAATGAGAGGGGTTGATCTAACACCTGGGCAAAAGCAACGGATTGCCATTGCTAGGGTGGTTTTGAAGAATGCACCTATATTGTTGTTGGATGAGGCAAGCTCTGCAATCGAGTCCGAATCAAGTAGAGTGGTACAAGAAGCTCTCGACACTCTGGTCATGGGTAACAAGACAACAATTCTCATTGCGCACAGGGCAgcaatgatgaagcatgtggatAACATTGTTGTCCTAAATGGTGGTAGGATAGTTGAGCAGGGCACACATGACTCTCTGATGGACCAGAACGGTCTATATGTTGGATTGATGCAACCCCATTTTGGCAAGGGCCTTCGCCAGCATCGGCTAATGTAA